Proteins from a single region of Chloroherpeton thalassium ATCC 35110:
- a CDS encoding phosphatidylserine decarboxylase, which produces MITPYGKKTLGQALVISMIFFALSYVLPPISSLIVSSLAIFILVFTLQFFRDPERKTPQKPNIIISPADGKVVLIKDLDFHDYFQGPVKQISIFMSPINVHVNRIPISGRVTHYKYIPGQYLMAFDHASGENNERTEIGIEGKNMKVFFKQISGFVARRIICEVRPGDEVEIGKRFGMIRFGSRVDIFFPPTVSLKVSEGQKTTAGETIIGEY; this is translated from the coding sequence ATGATTACACCTTACGGCAAAAAGACGCTCGGCCAAGCGCTTGTGATTAGCATGATCTTTTTTGCGTTATCCTACGTGCTGCCGCCGATTTCGTCGCTGATTGTTTCCAGTCTTGCGATTTTTATTCTCGTTTTCACGCTCCAATTTTTTCGCGACCCCGAGCGAAAAACGCCGCAAAAGCCGAACATTATTATTTCGCCCGCCGACGGCAAAGTGGTTTTGATAAAAGACTTGGATTTTCACGACTATTTTCAAGGGCCGGTAAAACAGATCAGCATTTTCATGTCGCCGATTAATGTGCATGTCAATCGCATTCCGATTTCCGGGCGCGTGACGCACTACAAATACATTCCCGGCCAATATCTCATGGCCTTCGATCACGCCTCAGGCGAAAATAACGAGCGTACGGAAATCGGGATCGAGGGAAAAAATATGAAGGTCTTTTTCAAACAAATTTCCGGTTTTGTGGCGCGGCGCATTATTTGCGAAGTTCGCCCGGGCGATGAGGTCGAAATCGGCAAACGCTTCGGCATGATTCGTTTCGGCTCGCGCGTGGATATTTTCTTCCCGCCAACGGTTTCGCTCAAAGTCAGTGAAGGGCAAAAAACAACCGCTGGAGAAACCATCATTGGGGAATATTAA
- a CDS encoding heme exporter protein CcmB, with the protein MSLLSAVFAVLKKDFLLEYRTRFGINIVLLFVLMSVSLVIFSFAGETLESNLLGTLLWNTIFFSAMASMHRGFVSEAEQSTILFLKLSVPATAVLLGKLIYNVVLALAINLLVALLYFLALDFSVENYLVFLLTLLLGSLASAITLTLISAIVAGTAARSGLFAVLAFPPILPAIWLVVRATKSAALPESTFSDAQSELQLLLAYSVVMLTLSVMLFEYVWEE; encoded by the coding sequence ATGTCGCTACTTTCAGCCGTTTTCGCCGTTCTGAAAAAAGATTTCCTGCTCGAATATCGCACGCGCTTCGGCATCAACATCGTGTTGCTCTTTGTGCTGATGTCGGTTTCGCTCGTCATTTTTTCATTCGCGGGCGAAACGCTGGAAAGCAACTTGCTCGGCACGCTGCTTTGGAACACGATATTTTTTTCCGCGATGGCCTCGATGCACAGAGGTTTTGTGAGCGAAGCCGAGCAAAGCACGATTTTATTTTTAAAGCTTAGCGTTCCGGCAACCGCCGTTTTGCTCGGCAAGTTGATTTACAATGTCGTGCTTGCGCTTGCGATTAATTTGCTTGTGGCCTTGCTTTATTTTCTCGCGCTGGATTTTTCGGTTGAAAATTATCTCGTTTTCCTGCTCACGCTGCTTTTGGGCAGTTTGGCGTCGGCGATTACACTCACGCTGATTAGCGCGATTGTGGCCGGAACGGCGGCTCGCAGCGGGCTGTTTGCGGTGCTGGCGTTTCCACCGATTTTGCCGGCGATTTGGCTTGTGGTTCGTGCCACCAAATCGGCGGCTTTGCCCGAAAGCACCTTCTCGGACGCGCAGTCGGAATTGCAATTGCTGCTGGCTTACTCGGTCGTGATGCTCACTTTATCCGTCATGTTGTTCGAATATGTATGGGAGGAATGA
- a CDS encoding DNA polymerase III subunit, which translates to MAWERINGQERQISVLRRAIKTNRLPNAFLFTGPEGVGKEAVAIELAKVLNCDSPNALLTAEACEKCESCKKISALKHPNLEFIFPVEKILLEKTSETGADRAKQEDALERMKALLEEKRRNPYHSLRMDKAMGILKDQILLLQEKAAYKPLAGKKRVFILSQAESMNEASANKLLKLLEEPPPYVLFILVSSQPEMLLPTIVSRCQPLRFSKLRPEEIREFLERQSFSLEADAERFIASFSRGNLNHVVQMAFQSVENREKPELQRTRDEALQLLRMLLSRDRGHEVIRQVEQFSKRDKTRDEQRQILLAMLRIFQDVVRKQNAPNETGLVNADIETAISKFAQNFPDADFESAVKETESAIYKIGRNANPFLTFSALCIKLKTFLTR; encoded by the coding sequence ATGGCTTGGGAACGCATCAACGGTCAAGAAAGACAAATTTCCGTGCTTCGGAGGGCGATAAAAACCAATCGCCTTCCGAACGCTTTTTTGTTTACAGGCCCCGAAGGTGTCGGCAAAGAGGCCGTCGCCATCGAGCTGGCAAAAGTGCTGAACTGCGATTCCCCAAACGCCCTGCTCACGGCGGAGGCTTGCGAAAAATGCGAAAGCTGCAAAAAAATTTCCGCGCTCAAACATCCCAATCTTGAATTTATTTTTCCCGTCGAAAAAATTCTTCTTGAAAAAACTTCCGAAACCGGCGCCGACCGCGCCAAGCAGGAAGACGCGCTCGAACGAATGAAAGCCCTCTTGGAGGAAAAACGCCGCAATCCGTATCACTCGCTGCGCATGGACAAGGCGATGGGAATTTTAAAAGACCAAATTTTGCTGTTGCAGGAAAAAGCCGCCTACAAGCCGCTCGCGGGCAAAAAGCGCGTTTTTATCCTTTCGCAAGCGGAATCCATGAACGAGGCGTCGGCCAACAAGCTGCTGAAACTGCTGGAAGAACCGCCGCCCTATGTGCTGTTCATTTTGGTTTCGTCGCAGCCGGAGATGCTTTTGCCTACGATTGTTTCGCGTTGCCAACCGCTGCGGTTTTCCAAATTGCGACCGGAGGAAATTCGTGAATTTTTAGAGCGCCAAAGTTTTTCGCTTGAAGCGGACGCCGAGCGATTTATCGCGAGCTTTTCGCGCGGCAATCTGAACCATGTGGTGCAAATGGCCTTTCAAAGCGTGGAAAATCGTGAAAAGCCCGAATTGCAACGCACGCGCGACGAGGCCTTGCAGCTTTTGCGGATGCTGCTTTCGCGCGATCGCGGCCACGAGGTCATTCGCCAAGTCGAGCAGTTTTCCAAGCGCGACAAAACGCGCGACGAGCAGCGGCAAATTTTGCTGGCCATGCTGCGCATTTTTCAAGACGTCGTGCGCAAACAAAACGCCCCGAACGAAACGGGACTCGTCAATGCCGACATTGAAACGGCGATTTCAAAATTTGCGCAAAATTTTCCCGACGCCGACTTTGAATCGGCTGTCAAAGAAACCGAGTCGGCCATTTATAAAATCGGTCGCAACGCCAACCCGTTTTTAACCTTTTCCGCCCTTTGTATTAAATTAAAAACATTTCTAACTCGCTAA
- a CDS encoding branched-chain amino acid transaminase, with amino-acid sequence MNKSAQIWMNGRLIPWDEAKVHVLAHAIHYGSSMFEGIRCYETENGSAVLFLKEHMRRLFDSAKIYRINIPYTIDELCQATIGVIVANKQRSCYIRPIVFRGAGALGVNPKSAAIDLAIATWEWGSYLGEAVLETGVDVRIATWNRPAPNTTPAGAKAGGNYLNSQLIKMEALMDGYAEGIALDAFGYVSEGSGENIFVVRDGVIHTPFAAQSILPGITRNAVMQLAKSLGFEVKEAFISRESLYIADEIFMTGTAAEITPVRSVDKYQIGTGKPGEMTKALQSAYFDVIHKGIDNRGWLTFLDNESDEAEKAAAVSENNTGKA; translated from the coding sequence ATGAATAAGTCTGCTCAAATTTGGATGAACGGACGCTTAATTCCATGGGATGAGGCAAAAGTTCATGTCCTTGCTCATGCCATCCATTATGGATCATCGATGTTCGAGGGAATTCGCTGCTATGAAACGGAAAACGGTTCAGCGGTGCTCTTTTTGAAAGAACACATGCGCCGTTTGTTCGACTCAGCGAAAATTTACCGCATCAATATTCCTTACACAATTGATGAGCTTTGCCAAGCGACCATCGGCGTGATTGTGGCAAACAAACAGCGTTCTTGCTACATTCGCCCGATTGTGTTTCGCGGTGCAGGCGCTTTAGGCGTGAATCCAAAATCAGCAGCAATCGACTTAGCCATTGCCACTTGGGAATGGGGCAGCTATCTTGGTGAAGCGGTTCTCGAAACCGGCGTAGATGTGCGCATCGCTACCTGGAATCGTCCAGCGCCCAATACCACGCCAGCAGGCGCAAAAGCCGGCGGAAATTATCTCAATTCTCAGCTGATCAAAATGGAAGCCCTGATGGACGGCTATGCGGAAGGTATCGCGCTCGACGCGTTCGGCTATGTCTCCGAAGGCAGCGGCGAAAATATTTTCGTCGTGCGCGATGGCGTGATTCACACGCCGTTTGCGGCGCAATCCATTTTGCCCGGCATTACGCGCAACGCCGTTATGCAGCTTGCTAAATCGCTCGGCTTTGAGGTTAAAGAAGCGTTCATCAGCCGCGAGTCTTTATACATTGCCGACGAAATCTTTATGACCGGCACGGCTGCCGAAATCACGCCGGTTCGCAGCGTCGATAAATATCAAATCGGCACGGGCAAACCCGGTGAGATGACCAAAGCCTTGCAATCGGCTTATTTCGACGTCATTCACAAAGGCATCGACAATCGCGGTTGGCTGACATTCCTCGATAACGAATCCGACGAGGCGGAAAAAGCTGCCGCCGTCAGCGAAAACAACACCGGCAAAGCCTAA
- a CDS encoding lysophospholipid acyltransferase family protein has protein sequence MLKVRRSALYTLWFRWYSRRQFAKHFNSLRTFGTEQLQNMDLSIPIIFYMNHAYWWDGFWSQLCTEAYFKQNLFIIIEYKQLVRYQFFTRLGAFSIVRENPREAIKTINYAIELLSSPSPKQNALWIFPQGLIEHVDKRPLQFFGGTAKIVEQLCKKGKGVYLCSLVTRVDYLEEQKPEMFLSFKAPELLTAENFAGVKPLTSELQAKTETHLDELKLRIQNREFAGEHYLVEGELSVNKRLDQFKALFGLNGGKS, from the coding sequence ATGCTGAAAGTTCGCCGAAGTGCGCTCTATACCCTTTGGTTCAGGTGGTATTCGCGCCGGCAATTTGCCAAACATTTCAACTCGCTCAGAACATTCGGGACGGAGCAGCTTCAAAACATGGACTTAAGCATCCCGATTATTTTTTACATGAATCATGCGTATTGGTGGGATGGCTTTTGGTCGCAGCTTTGCACGGAGGCATATTTCAAGCAAAATCTGTTCATCATTATCGAATACAAGCAGCTCGTGCGCTATCAATTTTTCACTCGATTGGGTGCGTTTTCGATCGTTCGGGAAAATCCGCGAGAAGCTATCAAGACAATAAATTACGCCATTGAGTTGCTTTCGTCGCCTTCGCCGAAGCAAAACGCGCTGTGGATTTTTCCACAAGGATTGATTGAACATGTGGACAAGCGTCCGTTGCAATTTTTTGGCGGCACGGCAAAAATTGTGGAGCAGCTTTGCAAAAAAGGAAAAGGGGTTTATCTCTGCTCGCTTGTCACGCGCGTGGATTATTTGGAGGAGCAAAAGCCGGAGATGTTTCTCTCGTTCAAAGCGCCGGAGCTGCTCACGGCGGAAAATTTTGCGGGCGTGAAACCCCTAACAAGCGAGTTGCAAGCCAAAACCGAAACGCATTTGGACGAGCTAAAATTAAGAATCCAAAATCGCGAGTTTGCAGGCGAACATTATTTGGTAGAAGGTGAGCTTTCGGTGAACAAGCGGTTGGATCAATTTAAGGCCTTGTTTGGTTTGAACGGCGGAAAGTCGTAG
- a CDS encoding rhodanese-like domain-containing protein, which produces MKHINPEQALEIMKMRPEFQVLDVRTRREFGVRRLACAMNIPVDELSRRYHELDEDAEIIVLCEHGLRSQRAALLLEDAGFEKIYNVLGGLSRWKAQTVSG; this is translated from the coding sequence ATGAAACATATCAATCCTGAACAAGCTTTGGAAATAATGAAAATGAGGCCGGAATTCCAAGTGCTTGATGTCAGAACGCGGCGAGAATTTGGTGTGCGACGGCTCGCTTGTGCGATGAATATTCCGGTCGATGAACTCAGCCGCCGCTACCACGAGCTGGATGAAGACGCGGAAATTATTGTTTTGTGCGAGCATGGCCTGAGGAGCCAACGAGCAGCGTTGCTCTTGGAAGATGCTGGATTTGAGAAAATTTACAATGTGCTGGGTGGCCTATCGCGTTGGAAAGCACAAACTGTGTCAGGATAG
- a CDS encoding arsenate reductase ArsC, with product MLTENRRSILFICTANSIRSQIAEAIVNAKSDQLIAYSAGIRPVGFVDGRVVDVMAEIGISMDSHESKGLDEFKDKQVDISITMCGTAYAQCPYWLYDSSLSGHWGFKDVSRKGKSAFRHLRDQIQVHIQKFLVEYSPELTDEEVKALLRKHML from the coding sequence TTGCTGACGGAAAATCGACGCAGCATTCTTTTTATTTGCACCGCGAATTCGATTCGCAGTCAAATAGCTGAAGCAATTGTCAATGCAAAATCAGATCAGCTCATTGCTTATAGTGCGGGTATACGGCCTGTAGGATTTGTGGATGGCCGAGTCGTTGATGTGATGGCTGAAATTGGAATTTCAATGGATTCCCATGAGTCTAAAGGCTTGGATGAATTCAAGGACAAGCAAGTCGATATTTCCATTACCATGTGTGGAACGGCTTATGCGCAATGCCCTTATTGGTTATATGACAGCTCGCTGAGTGGGCATTGGGGATTTAAAGACGTTTCAAGAAAAGGCAAAAGCGCATTCAGACATTTACGCGATCAAATTCAGGTACACATACAAAAATTTCTTGTCGAATATTCGCCTGAACTCACGGACGAGGAAGTTAAAGCGTTGCTTCGCAAGCACATGCTTTAA
- a CDS encoding YqaA family protein has product MRNSDSLFSEPHIHNKAPNIEQPNQPAQPKKLKEKIRSLAVRTSESPFGCGLLFLIGLIEATLIPMPADEVLISLGALKPRRALSYSFALIAGAVVGSLIGYAIGYMAYHTVGTFLIEKLGWEQAASQILNDYRHSGLEILLTSGFIPLPYALFTVLAGANETLPVVPFVIAGAIGRTVRFLPVGVVLRLFGAKLAPYVEHHLDKIIMIFAGFMLTFFAIRVWLGSF; this is encoded by the coding sequence ATGAGGAATAGCGACTCACTTTTTTCAGAACCTCACATTCATAACAAAGCGCCTAATATAGAGCAACCAAACCAGCCGGCTCAACCCAAAAAATTAAAAGAAAAAATTCGTTCTTTAGCCGTTCGTACTTCGGAAAGTCCGTTTGGCTGTGGACTGCTATTTTTAATCGGCCTGATTGAAGCCACGCTCATTCCAATGCCTGCCGATGAAGTGCTCATTTCGCTCGGGGCGCTCAAGCCCAGGCGCGCGTTGTCATACAGTTTTGCCTTGATTGCCGGTGCTGTTGTTGGCAGCTTAATCGGATATGCGATTGGATACATGGCTTATCACACGGTTGGCACTTTCTTAATCGAAAAACTCGGTTGGGAGCAGGCTGCAAGCCAAATTTTAAATGATTATCGACATAGTGGACTTGAAATTTTGCTGACTTCGGGCTTTATTCCTTTACCTTATGCGCTTTTCACCGTTCTTGCTGGTGCAAATGAAACCTTGCCGGTTGTTCCTTTTGTAATAGCGGGTGCAATCGGGCGAACGGTGCGATTCTTGCCTGTCGGCGTGGTGTTGCGGCTTTTTGGCGCGAAACTGGCTCCGTATGTTGAGCACCACTTGGATAAAATCATCATGATTTTTGCTGGTTTTATGCTGACTTTCTTTGCCATAAGGGTGTGGCTTGGTAGCTTTTAA
- a CDS encoding protein-L-isoaspartate(D-aspartate) O-methyltransferase, with protein MQDQDFKYRAKREAMVETLRVDYGISDERVLQAFLKVKRHLFVDTMFWDSAYEDSPFPIGSNQTISQPYTVAYMTSIITKHYQTGKILEIGTGSGFQAAILCELGYRVCTVERIDLLYQKAKRIFEQLRLRIALRYGDGTLGWSEMAPFDAIIVTAGAPSVPHSLLEQLNEDGRLIIPVGDTERQRMMIYHRQGDTIYETKTNTFAFVPLIGREGWNK; from the coding sequence ATTCAGGACCAGGATTTCAAGTACAGGGCGAAACGGGAGGCCATGGTAGAAACATTGCGTGTGGATTATGGCATTTCCGATGAGCGAGTGCTTCAAGCGTTTCTAAAAGTGAAGCGCCACTTATTTGTTGACACCATGTTTTGGGATTCAGCCTATGAAGACAGCCCCTTTCCTATTGGCAGCAATCAAACCATCTCGCAACCCTATACGGTTGCTTACATGACCTCAATTATCACCAAACATTATCAAACCGGAAAAATTCTTGAGATTGGCACAGGCTCAGGTTTTCAAGCCGCGATTTTATGCGAGCTTGGGTATCGTGTCTGCACGGTCGAAAGGATCGATTTATTATATCAAAAGGCGAAACGGATTTTTGAGCAGCTTCGGTTAAGAATAGCGTTGCGCTATGGTGATGGCACATTGGGTTGGTCGGAAATGGCGCCCTTTGATGCGATTATTGTAACCGCAGGTGCGCCAAGTGTGCCGCATTCTCTTCTTGAGCAATTAAATGAGGATGGACGATTGATTATTCCGGTTGGTGACACAGAACGACAACGAATGATGATCTATCACAGACAAGGAGATACCATATATGAAACCAAAACAAACACATTTGCATTTGTGCCGCTCATCGGTAGAGAGGGGTGGAATAAATGA
- a CDS encoding DegV family protein, translating into MRIALVTDSACDLPIDLVYSYNIRCIPMRVIIDGKIRYDNGIDLDNDTFYTQFANPKSLTTMATEPPSVDEFIQFYKRLCIDYDAVLSIHVASRLSDTVKHARAAAVKGADSFRQQRLQKNIGTPFQIRVIDSQNISIGSGLLVIRAAELLQEDVAFPKLANELELLANESYTFSVLDDPSYLKSGKNAIKVPLLASKVANAFSIKPILSCHRGEISVVDRKFGYESAVQEAMNIATEQMHQKSSYEKVGMSYAGVGQELMTNAFLLSFRSELAGMGLTSFSSITSPTLGAYTGPKCMTIGILNSDIKVQAVSNDRQKNVAMQS; encoded by the coding sequence ATGAGAATTGCATTGGTAACCGATTCCGCATGTGATCTGCCAATTGATTTAGTTTATAGTTATAACATACGGTGCATTCCCATGCGGGTCATTATTGATGGAAAGATTCGCTACGACAATGGTATCGACCTCGATAACGATACATTTTATACTCAATTTGCGAATCCAAAATCACTGACCACAATGGCAACCGAGCCGCCTTCGGTTGATGAATTCATTCAGTTCTACAAACGACTTTGTATTGATTACGACGCTGTGCTTTCGATTCACGTCGCAAGCCGTTTGAGCGACACCGTCAAACATGCGCGGGCGGCTGCAGTAAAAGGCGCTGATTCATTTCGGCAGCAGCGGCTTCAAAAAAATATCGGCACGCCGTTTCAAATTCGGGTTATCGACTCACAAAATATTTCTATTGGTTCCGGCCTGTTGGTGATTCGTGCGGCTGAATTGCTTCAGGAAGACGTGGCGTTTCCAAAATTGGCCAACGAGTTAGAGCTGTTGGCTAACGAAAGCTATACCTTTTCAGTTTTAGATGATCCTTCTTACTTGAAGAGCGGAAAAAATGCCATTAAAGTGCCGCTACTGGCGAGCAAAGTGGCGAACGCGTTTTCCATCAAGCCGATTTTGAGCTGCCATAGAGGCGAAATCAGCGTGGTGGATAGAAAGTTTGGTTACGAATCAGCGGTTCAGGAAGCCATGAATATTGCAACCGAACAGATGCATCAAAAGAGCTCTTACGAGAAAGTTGGCATGTCGTATGCTGGCGTCGGTCAAGAGCTCATGACCAATGCGTTTTTGTTGTCGTTTCGTTCTGAATTAGCCGGCATGGGGCTAACATCATTTTCCTCCATCACGAGTCCAACTTTGGGCGCATATACTGGCCCAAAATGTATGACAATCGGCATTCTCAATTCAGATATCAAAGTGCAAGCCGTTTCGAATGATCGCCAAAAAAACGTGGCGATGCAATCGTAG
- a CDS encoding Co(2+)/Mg(2+) efflux protein ApaG — MTSDICTVSIDSLEDISQRKLQPPYKYAHAYTITIHNISTYTVQIKSRMWIVKDGDMKDRVVEGDGIVGHKPILMPGDTFTYTSYHVMLNRFGSALGKYFGTYAYVPEFEQESLFDDDEFEGDEFEVNIPEIQLIHKLRPGA; from the coding sequence ATGACAAGCGACATTTGTACGGTTAGCATCGACAGTCTTGAAGATATCAGCCAGCGCAAGCTTCAGCCGCCTTATAAGTATGCTCATGCCTACACGATTACCATTCACAATATTTCAACCTACACTGTTCAAATCAAATCCAGAATGTGGATCGTTAAAGATGGCGACATGAAAGACAGAGTGGTTGAAGGCGATGGCATTGTTGGGCACAAACCCATTTTGATGCCTGGCGATACATTTACTTATACCAGCTATCATGTTATGCTAAACCGTTTTGGCAGCGCTCTTGGAAAATATTTTGGCACGTATGCGTATGTCCCTGAATTTGAACAGGAATCGCTCTTTGATGATGACGAGTTTGAAGGAGATGAGTTTGAAGTAAACATTCCAGAAATTCAACTGATCCACAAACTGAGGCCAGGCGCATAG
- a CDS encoding tetratricopeptide repeat protein: MMMVKKAFRQKSIYLEGKVFRAALTFLMAALFFFSHSSGACAQTSSIDWSPNAKRLLQEGMNELFSYQLQSAEAKFDSLIQLEPQRPEGYFYKSDCYLLTFIPGGENMATYERFLELADQSVRVSEFYLEHLAKTPSEKALGQFFLAESHFAIAVADARAQNVIGAALNAHSSKGYYKDALETDSAFYDAGKGVGMFYFFSSLIPSSFRWLATIFGYEQNRQEGVRLMQLAAQKGFYTKNETRFYLAMFTFLFHQNKIQAEKELLTLLSEYPHSTILNYALGLIYLDSKEMANAEAYFVRAAGDLSKDSENSISKFALFRLAELHFRLNDFEKAKAFLLTFEKKANYALYTAQLHYLLGVSEWMLGENQQAKEHFEKAKASGENPDELFMQRRAKFFLEHGISETSKAILLGKNAFDSGRYPAALTYLEPLLSTPLKKDELAEVHYLLARIQDETGQSENAIANYQACYKLFAQKERYLAPFSRYYLGKLYAKQGHTKLAYEELEKSLRYISYDFEDILKEKAKYELEKIAAGQTEITNQPSR; the protein is encoded by the coding sequence ATGATGATGGTTAAGAAAGCATTTCGTCAAAAATCAATTTATTTGGAAGGAAAAGTTTTTCGCGCAGCGCTAACATTTTTAATGGCTGCGCTTTTCTTTTTTTCTCATTCAAGCGGCGCTTGCGCACAAACTTCGTCGATCGACTGGTCGCCCAATGCCAAACGACTTCTGCAAGAGGGCATGAACGAGCTTTTTAGCTACCAGCTGCAATCGGCTGAGGCAAAGTTTGATTCGCTCATTCAACTCGAGCCACAAAGGCCGGAAGGCTATTTCTACAAAAGCGACTGCTATTTGCTAACATTCATTCCCGGTGGCGAAAACATGGCGACCTATGAACGCTTTCTTGAACTTGCCGACCAATCCGTTCGCGTTTCGGAGTTCTATCTCGAGCATCTCGCCAAAACTCCGTCAGAAAAAGCGCTTGGGCAATTCTTTTTGGCGGAGTCACACTTTGCGATCGCGGTGGCCGATGCGCGCGCCCAAAATGTGATTGGCGCAGCGCTCAACGCGCATAGCAGCAAAGGCTACTATAAAGACGCGCTGGAAACAGATTCCGCTTTTTATGACGCGGGCAAAGGCGTTGGCATGTTTTACTTTTTTAGCTCACTCATTCCTTCGTCGTTTCGTTGGCTGGCCACCATTTTTGGCTACGAGCAAAATCGCCAAGAAGGCGTTCGCCTTATGCAACTTGCTGCGCAAAAAGGCTTTTACACCAAAAATGAGACGCGTTTTTACCTCGCCATGTTCACTTTTCTTTTTCACCAAAATAAAATCCAAGCAGAAAAAGAATTGCTCACGCTTTTGAGCGAATATCCTCACAGCACGATTTTAAATTACGCGCTTGGCCTGATTTATCTGGATTCGAAGGAAATGGCAAACGCTGAAGCTTATTTCGTGCGCGCGGCTGGCGATTTGTCAAAAGATTCTGAAAATAGCATTTCAAAATTTGCGCTGTTTCGCTTGGCAGAGCTTCACTTTCGTTTGAACGATTTTGAAAAGGCGAAAGCGTTCCTTCTGACATTTGAGAAAAAAGCCAACTATGCGCTCTACACGGCGCAGCTTCATTATTTGCTCGGCGTCAGTGAATGGATGCTTGGCGAAAATCAGCAGGCGAAGGAACATTTCGAAAAAGCCAAAGCTTCTGGCGAAAATCCCGACGAGCTTTTCATGCAACGCCGCGCTAAGTTTTTCCTTGAACATGGTATTTCAGAAACCAGCAAAGCCATTTTGCTTGGCAAAAACGCTTTTGATTCGGGTCGCTATCCGGCGGCGCTGACTTATCTTGAGCCGTTGCTTTCCACGCCGCTCAAAAAAGATGAACTGGCTGAAGTGCACTATTTGCTTGCAAGAATCCAAGATGAAACCGGCCAGAGCGAAAACGCGATCGCAAATTACCAAGCGTGCTACAAACTTTTTGCGCAAAAAGAACGCTACTTGGCGCCGTTCAGCCGATACTATTTGGGCAAGCTTTATGCAAAGCAAGGCCACACCAAACTTGCCTATGAGGAATTAGAAAAAAGCCTGCGCTACATCAGCTACGATTTTGAGGACATCCTGAAGGAAAAAGCGAAATACGAACTGGAAAAAATTGCTGCCGGCCAAACTGAAATTACCAATCAACCGAGTCGCTAA
- a CDS encoding glycosyltransferase family 9 protein, with the protein MSVTSILVIRLSAIGDIILTTPLVRQLRRKFPQAEIDFFIKPAYRSILAENPYLSAVVSEPEKLKSQYDVVIDLQNNFRSSQIRKRRSSRVFCYQKRNWKKFLLVHFKVNVLKNNLPVPERYLEAIAALDLSDDGFGCDYFITEKDRAFAEKAMAQKRKTLALCFGAKHFTKQYPPARYAEVINKLFAEQPPVQILLLGGKEDAPLAKAISANVADKTHLRDFSGQCTLGQTAALLACCDAVLTNDTGLMHMASAFGKKMVVIFGSSVREFGFAPYRTPHKILEIPALACRPCSHIGKSQCPKKHFQCMNLITPESVVRAVREALSDSVDW; encoded by the coding sequence ATGTCGGTAACATCCATACTTGTGATTCGGCTGAGCGCCATCGGCGATATTATTTTAACGACGCCGTTGGTTCGCCAGCTAAGGCGAAAATTTCCACAAGCCGAAATCGATTTTTTCATCAAGCCTGCATATCGATCGATTCTTGCCGAAAATCCATATCTCTCGGCTGTGGTTAGCGAGCCGGAAAAATTAAAATCGCAATATGATGTGGTAATTGATTTGCAAAATAATTTCCGTTCCTCGCAAATCAGAAAGCGCCGTTCTTCGCGCGTATTTTGTTATCAAAAACGGAATTGGAAGAAATTTTTGCTCGTGCATTTCAAAGTAAATGTGTTGAAAAATAACCTTCCTGTTCCCGAGCGTTATTTGGAGGCGATCGCGGCGCTGGATTTATCCGACGATGGATTTGGCTGTGATTATTTTATCACTGAAAAAGATCGCGCGTTTGCTGAGAAAGCGATGGCTCAGAAAAGAAAAACGCTTGCGCTTTGTTTCGGCGCAAAGCATTTCACCAAGCAATATCCGCCGGCGCGCTACGCGGAAGTGATTAATAAATTATTTGCCGAGCAGCCGCCCGTACAAATTTTGCTACTTGGCGGAAAAGAAGACGCGCCTTTGGCCAAAGCGATTTCGGCAAATGTGGCGGATAAAACGCATTTGCGCGATTTTTCGGGGCAATGTACGCTCGGCCAAACGGCTGCGCTTTTGGCTTGTTGCGACGCGGTGCTCACAAACGACACCGGCCTGATGCACATGGCTTCGGCTTTTGGAAAAAAAATGGTCGTGATTTTCGGCTCGTCGGTGCGCGAATTTGGTTTTGCGCCATATCGCACACCGCACAAAATTTTGGAAATTCCTGCGCTGGCTTGCCGGCCTTGCTCTCACATTGGAAAAAGCCAATGCCCGAAAAAGCATTTTCAGTGCATGAATTTAATTACGCCGGAAAGCGTGGTGCGCGCCGTTCGAGAAGCGCTTAGCGACTCGGTTGATTGGTAA